ATTCATCCTTATAACTActtataattatttcaaaatatccCTGCAATCATTTACAACTATTCCAAAATAtccttatactatttaattttttattatcttttttatatttctttaaaaaaaattaaaaatagaaagtCGTGCATCATGCACATAGTGCGTGTCCATGGCTAGTTCCTATAATTGCTCaaaattattccaaaatatttatgtaattaactATAATGATTCCAAAATAtccttatattatttaatttttaaaatgtttattttctacatttttaaattttttttttaaaatagaatAAAGAGCCGTGGAGCACACGCAATAATTGATAAAGTAAACTATATTATTTTATACATTTTCAATCACACTGTATTTTAGCTCGAATTCTAATTTCGATTCCAATTACAACCGTAAATCAAACCGCTAgctaaattataatttaattttagaaTTCAAATTATCAAATATAAACCGAAAGTTGATTTAAAAATTGAATATAATTTGAGGAAGAAAACTTGTTTTTGATTGTCGAATTATTTCCTAAACAACAGCAGCAGTTGCTAGCAATTAACAATTGCAGATAACCAACTGACAATTTCAGATCAAGAGAACCAGACATTGAATCCAACATTTATGAAGTTCGGTGCTTACCTGACGGAGAGTGGGCTCCTATCTGCAGTCGCCAGCATCGATGGCGAATCCCGACGTTGACGCTGCGTGAGGGGCTTGACAAACAAATCTCTTGGATAGAAAAGGGAGATTTGCAATAAAAATAGGACAAAATAATTGGATAAAAAATTGACGAGAGCAGGGAAGGACTGACGGTGCTCCTTCGCCAGCAGATTCGCAGATGGCGGACGGAGCATGTCGGTGAAACCATGGGGATTTTGAGTTTCGTAcattttctattttctgtttctatttctttaCAATAAAAGAATATATAATAAAAGCAGATTTATTTATATTGTGACTTTTATGtctttaacaaaaataaaaaattaaattttataattttcagttattttgataaattattgttaaaacttttaatatttaaaaatattttttgaattaaattattaattttatatattttaaaattaaacaatcatactaatttaaaaataattaaaataaaaatacacataaattttaaaaaataatacaggtatttataaaatacttttactatttttcattattatgtccaataatatttttattgtaaaataaatttagaaagtaaagcaattaagtaaaataataatagtaaattttatttttattatagtaattttttaatgtttattatttataattttattttttaaattatatttttataatattttaatttaaagatgaaaatgaatatttttgtattaaaatttttaatttgtattaattttataaatattaactaaatagattgttggtttctaatttttaacttctattttttatttttagttttcatttctaatttttatttctgTAATTTTTTTATAGTGATAGTAAACAATCTCTTAGAGTAgcatttgccaaaaaaaaaaaaaatagtgtttgACAtactttaagaaaagaaaattgctTTTTGAAAAAGTTACAAAAGTAGTAGCTGTAAAGTAGATTTTGGAAAGTGTGTGAAATTAGTTTGGATGGCATAGGAGCATGGCATGCTGTAGATTTTAAGTTCAATAgactgtaattataatttttttttctattttttatttttattttctcccACCACTTGTCGATGTAGGACACACAATCAGGGGTGATAAAACTGATTGAAATTGACAGGTGACTCGTGACTCATAATCTG
The sequence above is a segment of the Malania oleifera isolate guangnan ecotype guangnan chromosome 8, ASM2987363v1, whole genome shotgun sequence genome. Coding sequences within it:
- the LOC131162787 gene encoding uncharacterized protein LOC131162787, translated to MYETQNPHGFTDMLRPPSANLLAKEHRQSFPALVNFLSNYFVLFLLQISLFYPRDLFVKPLTQRQRRDSPSMLATADRSPLSVRCSTMHVFQIVKSSKPPLPCFVFSCGQEIWDELEKKYKESQEKEIAAPNAQSLNDQVVADHEYTSITNEEVYLSPSS